In the Pseudothauera hydrothermalis genome, one interval contains:
- a CDS encoding ClpXP protease specificity-enhancing factor yields MTTASTKPYFIRAIHQWCIDQGFTPYLAAVVDRNTRVPPGSARDGQIVLNLSYDATHELSIGNDLITFQARFGGVAHSLAIPVANVIAIYARENGQGMAFEPEVVTAAEAEPKGAEPIDAPQADGVDLSPDDGSGGATGGSTASRRGAHLKVVK; encoded by the coding sequence ATGACCACCGCTTCCACCAAACCGTATTTCATTCGCGCGATTCACCAATGGTGCATTGACCAGGGGTTCACGCCTTATCTGGCTGCCGTGGTGGATCGCAACACCCGAGTGCCGCCAGGTTCGGCGCGCGATGGGCAGATCGTGCTCAACCTCAGTTATGACGCCACCCACGAGCTGTCTATCGGTAACGATCTGATCACCTTTCAGGCCCGTTTTGGCGGCGTGGCGCACTCGCTGGCGATCCCGGTGGCCAACGTCATCGCCATCTATGCACGGGAAAACGGCCAAGGTATGGCTTTCGAGCCGGAGGTGGTGACCGCAGCCGAAGCTGAGCCGAAGGGAGCCGAACCGATCGATGCCCCGCAGGCGGATGGGGTCGATCTTTCGCCAGATGACGGATCAGGGGGCGCTACCGGTGGCAGTACGGCCAGCCGGCGGGGGGCGCACCTCAAAGTGGTCAAGTAG
- a CDS encoding glycosyltransferase, whose product MHILMISDVFFPRINGVSTSIETFRQSLAPLGIRTTLIAPAYPGAAPDNDPDILRIASRYLPMDPEDRLMRRSAIRALWPTLRSRGIDLVHVHTPFAAHYAGLEIARALGVPCVATYHTFFEEYFYHYIPFLPKNWLRRAARRFSRAQCNQLDAVIVPSTAMADILRGYGVTRPLHVLPTGLPARQFVGGDGCYFRNRYGIPKDRRLLLFVGRVAHEKNIGFLIDMIAHLKHREPKAMLLITGEGPALPALTATVQRRGLDEHVRFLGYLDRNSELHDCYRAADLFVFASRTETQGLVLLEAMALGTPVVAVAELGTRDILGPQQGARIAPADAQAFAEIVAELLADEARLKALAVDAHRYARGWAAENMASKLAALYRDWVSPTATLLDHFEVRPPPAGRTATGSAP is encoded by the coding sequence ATGCATATTTTAATGATTTCGGATGTGTTCTTTCCCCGCATCAACGGGGTCAGCACCTCCATCGAAACCTTCCGCCAAAGCCTCGCCCCGCTAGGGATACGCACCACCCTGATCGCGCCTGCCTATCCGGGTGCCGCACCCGACAACGACCCGGATATTCTGCGCATTGCCTCGCGCTACCTGCCGATGGACCCCGAGGACCGCCTGATGCGCCGTAGCGCGATTCGCGCGCTATGGCCGACTTTACGTAGCCGTGGCATCGATCTGGTCCATGTGCACACCCCCTTCGCCGCGCATTACGCCGGGCTGGAGATTGCGCGCGCCCTGGGTGTGCCTTGCGTGGCGACCTATCACACCTTCTTCGAGGAATACTTCTATCACTACATCCCGTTTCTGCCGAAGAATTGGCTGCGTCGCGCAGCGCGCCGCTTTTCGCGTGCTCAGTGCAATCAGCTCGATGCGGTGATCGTGCCCTCTACCGCGATGGCCGACATCCTGCGTGGCTATGGCGTCACCCGACCGCTTCATGTGCTGCCCACCGGACTGCCGGCCCGACAATTTGTCGGCGGCGATGGCTGTTACTTCCGTAACCGCTACGGAATCCCCAAAGATCGCCGTTTGCTGCTCTTTGTCGGCCGCGTGGCGCACGAGAAAAACATCGGTTTTCTGATCGACATGATCGCACACCTCAAACACCGCGAGCCCAAAGCCATGCTGCTGATCACCGGCGAAGGGCCGGCCCTGCCCGCGCTGACCGCAACCGTGCAGCGACGCGGCTTGGATGAGCATGTGCGCTTTTTGGGCTACCTGGACCGCAACAGCGAGCTGCACGATTGTTACCGGGCCGCAGATCTTTTCGTGTTCGCCTCGCGCACCGAAACCCAGGGCCTGGTGCTGCTGGAAGCCATGGCGCTCGGCACCCCGGTGGTGGCAGTGGCCGAACTGGGAACCCGCGACATCCTCGGCCCGCAGCAAGGCGCCCGCATCGCGCCGGCCGACGCACAGGCATTTGCAGAGATCGTGGCAGAGCTATTGGCCGACGAGGCGCGCCTGAAGGCCCTTGCCGTCGACGCGCACCGCTATGCGCGCGGCTGGGCGGCCGAAAATATGGCGAGCAAGCTCGCTGCGCTCTATCGCGATTGGGTCAGTCCGACAGCGACGCTACTTGACCACTTTGAGGTGCGCCCCCCGCCGGCTGGCCGTACTGCCACCGGTAGCGCCCCCTGA